GGCTACTCCTTCCGGCGATAACCATGTGGAAACGGTGGTGAAGAACGGCCGTGTCAACGCGGCAGAAGTGTCCGCTCGCGAGCGTGCAGTATTCGATGATTCCCCACGGTCTGCGCGTGAGATTCCCCGCCTGACGACTCCGCAAGTCGGTATGGCCGAGACACACAAACTTCGTGAATTGGCAATCGAGTCGCGTTCTGCGGATGGCTCGCGCGACAGGCAATCGCCGGAAAGTCCAACGGCGAATCGGTGGTCTCGAATGGATCGCTCGCCGAATGCCGCCGGGGAGAATTCCGGCAACGCTGGACGCGAGGCCGATCAACGAAACGAACTTCCCGCGCACAAGTCCCGTCCGGTGCAGGATCAGCTTCGCAGTGAATCTCAACGGCCGGCGACCTCTCCCATGGTGGAGCGTCCCGCCCAGCCAAATGTTCAGCCTGCAACCGCACGGACAATGACGGAATCCGCTCGAAAGCTCCGTGGGCAATCTGATACGACACGACCGATCATGGAGGCTGTTGTCCGCGAAGAAGCCTCACGGAGCGGCAAGACGACCGCCGAGCACTCCTCGGCACCGGCCCAGACGACGAGCGGCGCGCCGCGCTCGACCGGGCCGTTATTCACCATGCCTTCCGCTCCGCTTCGTCCGCATCTTACGGCCGAGCAGGTTCGGGAACTGCAACAGCTCGTAGCGCGAGCGGTACAGAACACACGGGCGAATGCCATCGGTGAGTCCACCACTCGATTCAACCTTCAACACGCGAGCCTCGGACTCCTGCAATTCCGGATTTCCACCCGACGTGACGACGTAGCCATCGAGATCAGCTCGGCCAGCCACGAAGTGACCGAGGCACTGGACGAAAGTCGTCCGGCCATGGAGCGAGTCATCGCTGATTTGGGAATGCGCATCGAGCGGTTTGAAGTCCGTCTTCGCGAACCGGCCGCCCTGCAGGACAACTGGGGCCGCGGTTTCCAGATGGACCGCGAGCCTAAGCGGGATGCTGCAGCCGATGATTCCCGGCCCGCTCTTTACGCCGACCCGTTCTCGATGCGGGACGAAGAAGAGTCCTTGGCGCGCCGCCCACTGCTCGCCGAGCACGAGTGGGTCGCGTAGGGTAAGTTTTTCCCGTGAGCTTCAGAGCGTTCAGGGGCGGTCTTGGCTCGTCAAGTTAAAGTAAATATTCAAAAAGGCTTAAAGACAAGCTTCAAACTGGCCCAGACTTTGCCACCTACGTAAATACAATGTCTCAACGGAATTCGGCCACCATTCCCGTATGCAAGTGTGGGTCAAAGGATCTTGAACCAACCGGTTGTGGTCGAAACCACCTCGGGCGGCAAGAATACCGCCTGACCTGCCGACGGTGCGGGACGATGATTCAGGTGGGTAAGTCCACATATGCATTGTTTCACTATGTGGCGAACGGCCGTCCGTCGGCCCCGTTTCTGAAGCTTTTTGATATGGACTAATTGCCATGCCCGTACAATCTATCACGACCAGCTCGATCACGCCGCCTTCCGACATGATTTCTTCGCGTGCGGAAGGTATGGATCGCGCGGATTTCCTGCGCATGCTGACCGCGCAACTCAAGGCCCAAGACCCGCTGAATCCGCTCAGCGGGCAGGATTTCGCCTCGCAGCTTGCGACGTTCTCGTCGCTGCAGGAACTCCAGGGCATCGGAAGCAAGTTGGACCAGTCTTTGGAAGCCAGCCTGCTCCTGACTCACAGCTTCAACAACACCATGGCCGCGTCGCTGATCGGCAAGGTGGTCCGGGCTGAAGCCAACACCGTGACCATTACCGGCAACGGACAGGGTACGCTTGCCTATCAACTCTCCTCTGCCGCCACCGACGTCAATCTCGAAGTCCTGGACAGCGACGGGAAGGTAGTGC
The genomic region above belongs to bacterium and contains:
- a CDS encoding copper resistance protein CopC, translating into MPVQSITTSSITPPSDMISSRAEGMDRADFLRMLTAQLKAQDPLNPLSGQDFASQLATFSSLQELQGIGSKLDQSLEASLLLTHSFNNTMAASLIGKVVRAEANTVTITGNGQGTLAYQLSSAATDVNLEVLDSDGKVVRTISVPAQHAGSHSVTWDGLNSDGRHVTAGTYTFRVNATDAEGSRVTATTFIEGVVSEVRYQDGNVILMVGDREISLGQVLSLRDPSQDKKG
- a CDS encoding flagellar hook-length control protein FliK, encoding MPSESPAEPRPVQANGASSVNPSTLNAASRRFWGVRVSEAIPEKITNKETDFTERRFADSPRSEKPMVVTASREAKPATPATPVADRAKTAERPVPSPAVPQATRTLGVKTATQFPTDGRTPLNRLKETLTRVDWAGGTRVPSDLSDMRPTVNNINYRSFDFTPKTSAASQIKSSPAGARTISTQKEARSFPESRNVLRQPGEHHSPKIVATPSGDNHVETVVKNGRVNAAEVSARERAVFDDSPRSAREIPRLTTPQVGMAETHKLRELAIESRSADGSRDRQSPESPTANRWSRMDRSPNAAGENSGNAGREADQRNELPAHKSRPVQDQLRSESQRPATSPMVERPAQPNVQPATARTMTESARKLRGQSDTTRPIMEAVVREEASRSGKTTAEHSSAPAQTTSGAPRSTGPLFTMPSAPLRPHLTAEQVRELQQLVARAVQNTRANAIGESTTRFNLQHASLGLLQFRISTRRDDVAIEISSASHEVTEALDESRPAMERVIADLGMRIERFEVRLREPAALQDNWGRGFQMDREPKRDAAADDSRPALYADPFSMRDEEESLARRPLLAEHEWVA